One Aquisediminimonas profunda genomic region harbors:
- a CDS encoding NAD(P)/FAD-dependent oxidoreductase, which produces MTENVDCVIIGAGVVGLACGAALAAAGHEVLVLEAAKCIGGETSSRNSEVIHAGIYYDAGSLKARLCRSGRDRLYAYCADRSIPHRRLGKLIVAESKAQEAKLRDIDAAAQANSVHNLEWISANDIAQMEPLIQGHAALFSPSTGIVDSHALMLALEGDLSTMGGMVVLAAPVVGGAVNDRGLVLRIGGNEPMTLHARTVINAAGLKAQSVALSISGVPAATIPPLHYAIGHYYRMGGRTPFSHLVYPVPEDGGLGVHLTLDLGGQAKFGPDVRWIDTVDYAFDDSQREAFVAAIRRYYPALDAERLTADYTGIRPKLSGPGMPAADFRVDDVRVHGVTGLINLFGIESPGLTASLAIGDLVASLVKR; this is translated from the coding sequence ATGACCGAAAACGTAGATTGCGTGATCATTGGCGCAGGCGTTGTTGGCTTGGCCTGCGGTGCTGCCTTGGCCGCAGCGGGGCATGAGGTGCTTGTGCTGGAAGCCGCGAAGTGCATCGGCGGCGAAACGAGCAGCCGCAATTCCGAGGTTATACATGCAGGCATCTATTATGATGCGGGATCTCTGAAGGCGCGGCTTTGCCGTTCTGGTCGCGACCGTCTCTATGCCTATTGTGCTGACCGCAGCATCCCTCATCGCCGTCTGGGAAAATTGATCGTTGCAGAGAGCAAAGCGCAGGAAGCGAAGTTGCGTGATATTGATGCTGCAGCGCAAGCCAATTCGGTTCACAATCTTGAATGGATATCGGCGAATGACATTGCGCAGATGGAACCGCTCATCCAAGGACATGCAGCGTTGTTTTCACCGTCCACCGGCATTGTCGACAGTCATGCCTTGATGCTCGCACTGGAAGGCGACCTTTCAACGATGGGTGGAATGGTCGTGCTGGCGGCGCCGGTCGTTGGCGGCGCCGTTAATGACCGAGGGCTTGTGCTCAGAATCGGTGGCAACGAGCCTATGACCCTTCATGCGCGAACTGTAATCAATGCAGCAGGACTTAAGGCGCAATCCGTAGCCTTGTCCATCAGTGGCGTGCCTGCTGCTACTATACCGCCGCTCCATTATGCGATCGGGCATTATTACCGCATGGGTGGTCGCACGCCTTTTAGCCATCTTGTCTATCCGGTACCCGAGGACGGTGGGTTGGGGGTTCATCTCACTCTGGATCTTGGAGGCCAGGCAAAGTTTGGACCGGATGTGCGTTGGATAGACACTGTCGACTACGCCTTCGATGATAGCCAACGTGAGGCCTTTGTCGCTGCCATCCGCAGATATTATCCGGCATTGGACGCGGAACGCCTCACCGCAGACTACACCGGTATCCGGCCCAAATTATCAGGGCCAGGTATGCCCGCGGCCGATTTTCGCGTTGACGACGTTCGGGTTCACGGGGTGACCGGATTGATCAATCTCTTCGGCATTGAATCGCCTGGCCTCACGGCCTCGCTTGCCATTGGTGATCTCGTCGCAAGCCTCGTCAAGCGTTGA